TAATAATAAGTTTAGGAGTTCTTTCTATTGCAGCTAAATAAAAAAGATAATTTTTATCTTGTTTATTTAGGTTTAATCCCTCTGATATTTTTTCTAGAATCTCTTCACTAGGTGGATTTTTAACTTCTCCTCTTTCTATGGAATTAAAATAAGATTGAGTTATATTAATAAGTTTTGAAAATTTATTTTGACTAAGTCCTAATTCAAGTCTCTTTTCTTTTAAAAATCTAATGAAAGTCATGTAAAACCTCCTATCTATAATTATAGTTAATTATACTATAGATGGATATATATTTCAAGTTTTAGATAAAACTATTGACAATATAAGATAAAAATTGTAGAATACTTACATATAGTTATAGATAGCTTATAAAAGTGGAGGATATTTATGAAAATACTTGTGAAAAACAAAAAATGGAATATATCTTTTCAAACAAGAGTTTTGATTTGTGATATTAAAGAAAATAATGGTATTTTTAGTATTTATTTTCAATATAATGGAAATAATATAACAATAAAAAGTAAAAATATAGATAATACTTTAAAGTATTTAGATGAGATTTTTAAAAAAGAAACTAAAAAAATAAAACAAAATTTTTAAATAAAAAAAAGAAGTTATATTTAAATATAACTTCTTTTTTTGTAGAAAAACTATTTTAAAATTTTGTATATAGCCTTCATATCCAAGTGACTTCTCATTACCTTTGCAAGTCTTCTGTATTCCTTTTCTTTAAAGGATTCTAAACTCATATAATCATAAATAGGTTCTAGTCCTTTTTTTGCTCTTATTTTATTTAATAATTTTCTTGTGAATTTAGCAGAATCAAAAATACCATGAATATAAGTTCCAATAATATTATCTTTACAAAGGATACTGAAATCTTTTTCAGGAACTACTGAACAGGAATTATCTCCAGTTGTAATACCTTGGTGTAATTCATATCCACTAACTTTTAACCCATCAAAACCTTCTAGTATACCAGTACAGTTAGCTAAAGTTCTAGAAATTTGTTTAGTATATTTTTCAGTTTCCATCTTAGTTTTCATGTTGAAAAATCCAAGACCTTCAATTTTTAAATAACTACTTTCAACTTGAGATAAGTCTTTAATTGTTTTACCTAACATTTGAAAACCACCATGTATACCAACAATAACCTTTCCTTCCTTTGCAAGGGATAAGATTTTTTTAGTTATATGTCTTTCTTTAATTATACTGTAGTCATAAATAGCATTTTTACTTCCAGGTAGTATGATCATATCAAAATTTTCATTTAAGTCCTCAGCTCTATCCACGTAAACTAAGTTAACATCATCATACATTAAAAAAGAATTAAAATCAGTTGAGTTTGATAATTTTCCAAATTGTATAACAGCTATATTGATATCTTTAACTTCTTTCTTTTCTTTAGCATTGAATATATAACTATCCTCATCTTCAATATGAATATCAAAATAAGGTATAACTCCTAAACATGGAACAGAGATATTTTCTTTTTGCAAAACATCATCTAACATTTTGATACCCTTTTCCAAAAGAGAAAGGTCTCCTCTAAACTTATTGATAATATAACCTTTAATTTTTTTTCTATCAGATTTTCTAAGAAGCATTATAGTTCCATAAATTGAAGCAAAAACTCCTCCTCTTTCAACATCAGCAATTAGAACAACAGGGGCATTTACAGCAGAGGCAATTCCCATATTTGCTATGTCCATTGATCTTAAATTTATTTCAGCTGGGCTTCCAGCTCCTTCCAAAACTCCAATGTCATAGTTAGATTGTATTTTAAAATAATTTTGTATAGCGATTTCTCTAAATCTCTTATAATTTTTATAATATTCAGCAGCATTCATATTTTTAAATGCTTTTCCTTCTAAAATAACTTGAGAACAATCATCTTCCCCTGTTGGTTTCAAAAGAATGGGATTCATAAAAGCCTTAGGTGTTGTATTAGCTGCCTCAGCTTGAACAACCTGAGCTCGACTCATTTCAAATCCATCAACATCAACATATGAATTTAAGGCCATATTTTGAGATTTAAAGGGAGAAACTTTGTAACCGTCTTCAGCAAATATCCTGCATAATCCAGCAGTAAGTATAGTTTTTCCAACTGAAGATCCAGTTCCTTGTAACATTATTTTTTTATGCATAAAACACCTCATCTTAAAACTTAGTTTATAAGTACTATTATAATATATATTTTCAAAAAAATAAAATATATTTTTAAAAAAATAAAAAAATAGGAGAATTTTCTCCTATTTTAATATACAACAAAATTTATTTTGTGTAGTGGAGATTGTTAAACTTTTTAATTTCTTCTAAAATTTCTTCAGAAGTTGACATAGCAAGAACTCTCTCAACTAATTCTTCACAAGATTTTTTATCAAGTGCCATTATATTTTTTTTGATTCTAGGAACAGAAATAGCAGACATTGAAAAAGAATCTAGTCCCATACCAAATAATATAGCAGTGGCATTTTCGTCCCCTGCAAATTCTCCACACATGGAAATACTTATATTTCCAGAATGTGCTCCATCAATGGCATATTTAATTGCTTGTAAAACAGCAGGATTATATGAATTATAAAGAGCAGATATTTTTTCATTTCCCCTGTCCACAGCAAGTGTATATTGAGTTAAATCATTAGTACCAATTGAGAAGAAATCACATTCTTTTGCAAAATGAGCAGCTCTAAGACAAACAGCAGGAGTTTCTACCATAATACCAAGTTGAATTTTTTCATCAAATTTTATTCCTTCTTTTCTTAACTCTTCCTTACATTCTTCTAGAATAGCTCTAGATTTTCTAACTTCAGTAAGTGAAATAATCATAGGAAGCATTATTTTAATATATCCAAAGGCAGATGCTCTTAATAGAGCTCTAAATTGAGTTTTTAAAATTTCAGGTCTATCAAGGGAAATTCTTAAAGCTCTCCAACCAAGGAAAGGATTATCTTCTTTAGGAAGTTCCATGTAAGAAAGATTTTTATCTCCTCCAATATCCATAGTTCTAATTGTTACTGGTTTTCCTTCTAGAGCAGCAGCAACCTCTTTATAGGCTTGAAATTGTTCTTCTTCAGTTGGAAAGGAATCATTATTCATAAATAAAAATTCAGTTCTATAAAGTCCAATTCCTTGAGCACCATTTTTAAGTAATCCAGCCACATCTTTAGGAGAACCTATATTAGCCCAAGCTCCAACTTTAATTCCATCTTTAGATACAGCATCCTTATCCTTTAATTTTTTTAGAATTTCTTTTTCCTCTAAAAACTCTTTTTGTTTTGCAGTGTATTTTTCAATTTCTTTTTCAGTTGGATTAACAATAACAGTTCCTTCTAAACCATCTACAATAATAGGAGTACCTCCTTTGCAATCTGTGCAAATAGAACCAGTTCCAACAACAGCAGGAAGTTCTAAAGATCTAGCCATTATAGAAGAGTGAGCTGTTTTTCCTCCAATTTCTGTTACGAAAGCAATAACATTATTCAAATCAAGTTGAGCAGTATCAGAAGGTGTAAGTTCCTTAGTTATTACAATGGAATTTTTTGGCAAAATTGATAGATCAACTATTTCAGTTCCTGTAACATTAAATAACCATCTTTTCCCAATGTCTTTTAAGTCAGCAGCTCTTTCTCTTAGGTATGGATCTTCCAAATTACTTAACATTTCACAGTAACCTGAAATACCTTGATTTAAAGCATTCTCAGCAGATATGTGATCATTTTCAATTAATTCTACAACCTCATCAAAAAGATCTTCATCTTCTAATAATGTTATATGTCCATCAAATATAGTTGCCTTATCTTCACCTAATTTTTTAGCAGTTCTTTCTCTTATTGAAATTAATTGTTCTTTAGAAGCATCTCTTCCTTTTAATAACTTTGTTTTTTCAGCTTCAATATCCTCAATTGAATTAGTATTGATAACTAACTCATTTTCAAGATACAAAAATACTTTTCCTATTGAAATTCCAGGAGAAGCTGGAATCCCGTGTATAAGTTTACTCATTTTATAATTACCCCTTCCTTTGAAATAGAATAAAAAAAGAGGGGAAGTTTAACTCCCCCTCTTACTTAAATTAGTCTTTTAAATTAGCAAGAAGTTCAGTTAATTTAGTAACAGCCTCTTGTTCATCTGCACCATCAGCATAAACAACTACTTTAGTTCCCTTTTTTATACCTAGAGAAAGAAGCTTTAATAAAGAAGTTCCTTTAACTTTTTTCCCAGCTTCATTTTCAACTTCTATAGTTGAATCAAAAGTTTTAGCCAAGCTAACAAATTCGTTTCCAGGTCTAGTGTGAAGACCAGTTTCGTTTGTAATTTCAACAGTTTTACTATATGCCATAATTTCACCTTCCTAAAAAAATATTAAATTATCACCTATTATATTTATAAACAAATCTCTTCAAACAGTACTAATAGAATATATTATTTTTAAAAATTTGTCAATAGAATAAGACATTATAAATTTTAAAGAACTAAAAGTTATCCATGAGCGCTCAAAAAAAGAACAAATTTAATTATTTTTTAAAATTAACTCTTCTATCTTTAATAGTTAAGAATCTTTTTCTTATTCTAATAAAATGAGGAGTAACTTCAACAAATTCATCATCAGTAATATAATCTAAGGCTTGTTCTAAACTTAAAATTCTAGGTGGAGCTAATTTAATAGCATCATCATTTCCAGCAGATCTAGTATTAGTTAGTTTTTTAGTTTTACATGCATTAACAACTAAATCACTTTCTTTACTATGTTCTCCAATAACCATTCCAGCATAAATGTCAGTTACAGGATTAATAAATAATACTCCTCTTTCTTGAATGGCATTTAATCCATAAGCTACAGAAGTTCCACTTTCACTTGCTATTAAAACACCTTTTTTTCTTTCATTAATTGGACCTTTAAATGGTTCAAAATCATAGAAAGAGTGATTCATTATTCCAGATCCTTTAGTATCAGTTAAGAATTCATTTCTATATCCAATAATTCCTCTTGCAGGAATTTTAAATTCTAAACGAGTGTATCCGTCTTGTCCTGGAACCATACTAATAAGTTCACCTTTTCTTGAACCTAATTTTTCAATAACAACACCTGTGAAAGCTTCATCAATATCAATAATAGCTAGTTCAATAGGTTCATATTTTTTGCCATTAATAGTTTTAAATATAACTTTTGGTTTAGAAACTTGAATTTCATAATTTTCTCTTCTCATATTTTCTAAAAGAATAGATAATTGAAGTTCTCCTCTACCTTTTACTGTAAATGAGTCTGGAGATTCAGTAGCTTCAACTCTAATACTTACATTATTTTGTAATTCTTTTTGAAGTCTATCCCAAATGTTTCTAGAAGTGATATATTTACCATCTTTTCCAGCAAAAGGGGATGTATTTACCATAAATGTCATAGAAAGAGTAGGTTCATCAATATCTATAAGTGGTAAAGCAACTGGATTTGCAACATCTGCCATAGTTTCTCCAATATCAAGATCAGACATACCAGCAATAGAGATAATTTCTCCAGCTACAGCATGATCAATTTCAACTTTTTTAAGACCTTCATAACCATAAATTACAGAAACTTTACCTTTAACTTGAGTACCGTCTCTTTTTATAAGAATAATATCTTGATTTTTTTTAACTGTACCATTATGAATTCTACCTACAGCTAATCTACCAACATAATTGTCATATTCAATATTAGTAATTAAAAATTGGAAAGGAGCTTCAGGATCTCCATCAGGATCGTTAACTTTTTCTAAAATAGTTTCAAATAAAGGTTGCATATCCACATCAGGATCTTCTATTTCTTTTTTAGCAAATCCAGCTTTTCCAGAAGCATAAAGAACTGGGAATTCAAGTTGATAATCATTGGCATTTAATTCAATAAATAAATCATAAACCATGTATAAAACTTCTTCAGGTCTAGCATTAGGTTTATCTATTTTATTAACTACAACAATTGGTCTATGACCTTGTTCTAAAGCTTTTTTCAAAACATATTTAGTTTGAGGCATAGGTCCTTCAAATGCGTCAACTAGTAAAATAACTGAATCAACCATTTTCATAATTCTTTGTACTTCCCCACCGAAATCTGCATGGCCAGGAGTATCAACTATATTTATTTTATAGTCTTTATACTTTAGTGATGCATTTTTAGAAAAAATTGTGATTCCTCTTTCACGTTCAATGTCGTTAGAATCCATAACTCTTTCGTTAACTTTTTCAAGCTCATGACTTCCAAAAACCCCAGCTTGTTTCAACATACCATCAACAATAGTAGTTTTACCATGATCGACATGGGCAATAATTGCAATGTTCTTAATTTTCATAAATTTCCTTCCTTGTAATATTTAATTAATAATATTTATACGCTTTTAATCTCTCTGAAATTACATTTGCAAGTCCTAAAAAAATGTTTGTTTCAGAATCATATACTCTATATAGTCCATCTTTTAAATCAGGTGTAATAAGAGTATTTCCATTTAAAAATAATTTTTTGTTTTTGTCTCCTGAAATTGAGAAATTTGGATAGTTAAAATATGTCTCAATATCATAGAGAAAAGAAAAATCTTCTTTTTCTTTTAAAGATTCAATAGTTTCCAAAGTGAAACTTTTATCAATATTTTCATTTCCAACCTTTGTTCTAATTAAAGAAGTCATAGTTGCAAATGTTTTTAAATCTTCACCTATATCATAAATAAGAGAACGAATATATGTTCCCTTTGAAACAACACATTTTATTTTTACTTTTTTTCCATTAAATTCTAGTAATTCTAGAGAGAATATAGATATATCCCTAGCTGCTCTTTCAATAGTTTCTCCTCTACGAGCTAACTCATAAAGTTTTTGACCATTAATTTTAATAGCAGAATACATTGGAGGAACCTGCTTAATATCCCCAACATAATTTTTTAAAACAGTTTCTAACTCTTCCTTTGTAATGGAAAAATTATCAACTTTATCTAAAGTTTTTCCTTGAATATCGTAAGTATCGGTTTTATAACCTAAATCGAATTCAGCTATATATTCTTTTTCTTTCTTTTCAATATCTTGTACTAATTTAGTAGCTTTTCCAACACATACTATTAAAACTCCAGTTGCAAGGGGATCTAATGTACCAGTATGTCCTATCTTTCTAATAGATAATATTTTACGAAGCTTCCTAATAACATCAAAGGAAGTAATTCCTTGAGGTTTATTGATATTTATTATTCCATTCAAAAAAAATCAACTCCATTTTTTAAGTTACAGATGATTATACCATAAAATCAAGTATAATAAAATAAAAATAGAGAATAATTTCTCTATTTTCAAGTTAATGTATAGTTTGTTTTATTAATGTTTTGTTTTAGGTGGATGATATCTATTGGCAGGATTCCATAAAATATATTCATGGATACCTAAATCCTTAAGTGCATCAATTTGCAATTGAACTTCTTTATGCCCATAGGGAATGTAACCCTTAACCCATCTTGCAGTAAAATCTTGAATCCAAGGTCTTATGGAAGCAGGATTATCAATATTATTATTTCTATTAATAGAATCTAGAGCACAGTGATAAATTATTTTATATGGATCAGCATCTGGAGTTGGAACCCCATAAGAATGTCTAGCATAATGGCTAGGATACATCATAGGAGAAAGACTATCAGTGTACCCACTCATTGCTTCCCAATATTGCCCAAGACCCATATCATCTTTAAATGTTCCAATTTGTCCATAAATATCAGCACTTAAATAGATCCCAAGGGGAGAAAGTTCTGATTTAGCATATTTAAGATATCTTTGTATAGTAACAGGTTTTCCTTCATTTTTTTGATTAGGATAGATAACTGTTTTATCAAGCTTTCCACCATTTGATGCTGGAAATCTAACATAATCAAATTGGATTTCATTAAATCCAACCTTTGCAGCTTCCTTAGCAACAGCAACATTATATTTCCAAAGATTCTCATCATATGGGGATATCCATACTATTTTATCATTATTAGTGTAGGGAGTGTTGTCCTTTCTTTTTCTAATGATTTTTTCAGGATGAGCTTTTCCGTAGGAAGGATCTTTAAATGATACAATTCTAGCAATTGTATAAATATTATTATCCTTTAATTTTCTCATAACTTTTTCAATGTTTTTAACATAATAACGATTAAGTGCATAGGGATTATATTCCAAAAGGGATTCATCCATTTTCCAAGAAAGATATCCATAATCATTTTTAACATCAATAATAAAAGCATTAATTTCACTTTCATTTGCCAACTTAATTAAAGAGTCCATCTTCTTAGTAGAAGAAAAGGAATTAAAACTAACATAGATTCCTTTAACATCTATTTTTTTATTATTTTTATAACTTTCCTTTTTTGGAAAATCTTTATATTCAATATCTTTCCAATTTTGGTGAAGAAGGTTAGTATAATTAGGAGTTAAATATTTTGTTCTAACCCATCCAATTTTAGTTTTTAAATTATGTGTGTATTTAACCTTAGTCCATAATTCTGTAGTTACGGTTTTTACAATAACTTCTTTATTATCTTTTTTAATTTTTTTATTTTTTTGAATTTCAATTTTCTTATCTCCTAAAACTTCAACTCGAGTTTTAGATGTTATTCTTCCAATTGATTTTTTTTCATTTAGTGAACTAACTATATTAACATTAGAACGGTTAGTGTATAAGTAATATTGTTTTCCAAAAATACATGTGGAAAATAAAAGTAGTAAAGATATTATGTATATAATTCTAAAATTTTTTTTCAAAGTAGTCCTCCATAAAATATGTTAATGTTCTTAAATTATATCATAAATAGATATTTTTAATAGGGGTTTTATGATAAAATTAAAATAGAAGCTACGAAAGAATAAAAGGAGAAAATATGTTTAAAAAATTATTTGTTATTATAATGATGGTACTTAATAGTTTGTGTTTTGCTCAAATAAAAGGCAATTCTAAAGATTTAATAGTTGAAAAATTAGACAATGGTATGACATATTATTTTTATAAAAATAAAAAACCTGAAAATAGGGTATCAATAAATATTCTAGTAAAGGCAGGCTCTTTACAGGAAAAAGAAAATCAAAGGGGATTAGCTCATTTTTTAGAACATATGTGTTTCAATGGTACTGAAAATTATAAAAAAAATAGTATTGTTAAATATTTCGAATCAATAGGTCTTAGTTTTGGTGGAGATTTAAATGCGCATACTAGTTTTTATGAAACTGTTTATAAATTGAATTTACCAACAGATGATAGAAATAAATTTCAAAAGGGAATGGAAATATTATATGAAATGGTTTTTAAAGCCACTTTAAATCAAGAGGATATTGATTCAGAGGGAAAAATAATAAAGGAAGAGTGGAGATTAGGACAAGGATTATCAGATAGAGTTTATAAACAAATTTATCAAAAAGCTGTATTTAAAAATTCAAAATATGAAAAGAGAAGAGTTATAGGTGATATGGCAGTGGTTGAAAGTGCTAAGACAGAAAATATGAAAGAATTTTATCATAAATGGTATCACCCTGAAAATATGGCAATAGTAGTAGTTGGAGATGTGGATAAAAAATATTTAGATGGTGTTGTAAAAAAATATTTTAATAAAAAAACAGAAAGAAAATATACAGTTCCTAAAAAATATCCATTAAAAGAACTAAAAGATAATTATATAATATTTAAAGACAAGGAAATTAAAGTTCCAGAATTTCAAATTACTTATAGAAAAGATAGAACCTTAGTATATGATGAAAAATATTTCAAAAAAATTGTAGGGAAAACCCTTGTGAAAAGATTATTCAAAAATAGATGTTATAGAGAAATAGGAGAAGGAAATACAAGTTTACTAGATGTTGATTTAAGTGACGATATTTATATGAAAGATTTCAATGAATCAATTTATGGATTGTTAGCAGAGGGACAAGAAAAAAAAGCTATTAAGACAATATATGATAATTTAAGATATTTAGGGGAAAAACCAATTGGAAAAGAAGAGTTGGAATTGGAAAAAAAAGATATTTTAAGTGGTTTGAGTATATTTGTTAAAAATAAAGACTCTATACATAATGGAGAAATAATTGAAAAAATTAATAAAGTATTTATAACAGATGGAATATTTTTATCTCCAAGGGAAGTTTTGGAAATATATAAAAAGTATTTAAATGAAATAGATCCCTTATATATTGGGGCATTAGCTAGGGAAATATATAATGATAATGGTTCATATATTTTAATTCTTCCTGAAAAGCAAAAGGAAGTATTTAAAAGCAAAGAAGAATTTAAATTATTTATGGAAAAATTAAGAAATGATGCCTTAAAAGAAAAAGAGTTTATCACTGAAAATATAAAATTAGAAGAAGTGAAATTAAAAAAAGGAAGTATTAGTTCTATTGAAAATAAAACTGATTACAAAGAATTAACATTATCAAATGGAATAGAGGTTCTATACAAAGAAACTAAATTTAAAAAAAATGAGGTTTTGATTTCTTTATTTAAGGAAGAGGGAACTTCCACTGAAAATTATGAAAATTATTTAAATACTTTTATGGGAACTTCTGTAATATTAGATTCAGGAGTGGGGAACATAGAAGTAAAGGATTTAAATAATTATATGAAGGGAAAAAACTTTAGTGTTGTTCCTTACATTTCAGAGTATAAACAGGGAATAGATATTATATCCACAAAGGAAGATTTAAATGAAGCTTTAAAATATTTTTTAAACGCAGTAAAAAATCCAAAAATAGATGATAATATATACAATATAAATATGGAAACTTTAAGAAAAATAATTGTAAATAGAAAAAATTCTTCTGAAGATGTTTTTCAAGATAAGGGTACAGAAATATTATATAAAAATAATCCAAGAAAAAAATTCATTACAGAGGAAGAGCTAAATAAAATAACTAAAGAAGGGATACTTGCAACATATAAGAAAAAATTTAGTGATTTTAATGGGTACAAAATAGTTGTGGTTGGCTCTATAAAGGAAGATAAATTAAAGGATATTTTAGAA
Above is a window of Fusobacterium sp. IOR10 DNA encoding:
- a CDS encoding cobyric acid synthase, whose protein sequence is MHKKIMLQGTGSSVGKTILTAGLCRIFAEDGYKVSPFKSQNMALNSYVDVDGFEMSRAQVVQAEAANTTPKAFMNPILLKPTGEDDCSQVILEGKAFKNMNAAEYYKNYKRFREIAIQNYFKIQSNYDIGVLEGAGSPAEINLRSMDIANMGIASAVNAPVVLIADVERGGVFASIYGTIMLLRKSDRKKIKGYIINKFRGDLSLLEKGIKMLDDVLQKENISVPCLGVIPYFDIHIEDEDSYIFNAKEKKEVKDINIAVIQFGKLSNSTDFNSFLMYDDVNLVYVDRAEDLNENFDMIILPGSKNAIYDYSIIKERHITKKILSLAKEGKVIVGIHGGFQMLGKTIKDLSQVESSYLKIEGLGFFNMKTKMETEKYTKQISRTLANCTGILEGFDGLKVSGYELHQGITTGDNSCSVVPEKDFSILCKDNIIGTYIHGIFDSAKFTRKLLNKIRAKKGLEPIYDYMSLESFKEKEYRRLAKVMRSHLDMKAIYKILK
- the ptsP gene encoding phosphoenolpyruvate--protein phosphotransferase, whose protein sequence is MSKLIHGIPASPGISIGKVFLYLENELVINTNSIEDIEAEKTKLLKGRDASKEQLISIRERTAKKLGEDKATIFDGHITLLEDEDLFDEVVELIENDHISAENALNQGISGYCEMLSNLEDPYLRERAADLKDIGKRWLFNVTGTEIVDLSILPKNSIVITKELTPSDTAQLDLNNVIAFVTEIGGKTAHSSIMARSLELPAVVGTGSICTDCKGGTPIIVDGLEGTVIVNPTEKEIEKYTAKQKEFLEEKEILKKLKDKDAVSKDGIKVGAWANIGSPKDVAGLLKNGAQGIGLYRTEFLFMNNDSFPTEEEQFQAYKEVAAALEGKPVTIRTMDIGGDKNLSYMELPKEDNPFLGWRALRISLDRPEILKTQFRALLRASAFGYIKIMLPMIISLTEVRKSRAILEECKEELRKEGIKFDEKIQLGIMVETPAVCLRAAHFAKECDFFSIGTNDLTQYTLAVDRGNEKISALYNSYNPAVLQAIKYAIDGAHSGNISISMCGEFAGDENATAILFGMGLDSFSMSAISVPRIKKNIMALDKKSCEELVERVLAMSTSEEILEEIKKFNNLHYTK
- a CDS encoding HPr family phosphocarrier protein, which gives rise to MAYSKTVEITNETGLHTRPGNEFVSLAKTFDSTIEVENEAGKKVKGTSLLKLLSLGIKKGTKVVVYADGADEQEAVTKLTELLANLKD
- the typA gene encoding translational GTPase TypA, translating into MKIKNIAIIAHVDHGKTTIVDGMLKQAGVFGSHELEKVNERVMDSNDIERERGITIFSKNASLKYKDYKINIVDTPGHADFGGEVQRIMKMVDSVILLVDAFEGPMPQTKYVLKKALEQGHRPIVVVNKIDKPNARPEEVLYMVYDLFIELNANDYQLEFPVLYASGKAGFAKKEIEDPDVDMQPLFETILEKVNDPDGDPEAPFQFLITNIEYDNYVGRLAVGRIHNGTVKKNQDIILIKRDGTQVKGKVSVIYGYEGLKKVEIDHAVAGEIISIAGMSDLDIGETMADVANPVALPLIDIDEPTLSMTFMVNTSPFAGKDGKYITSRNIWDRLQKELQNNVSIRVEATESPDSFTVKGRGELQLSILLENMRRENYEIQVSKPKVIFKTINGKKYEPIELAIIDIDEAFTGVVIEKLGSRKGELISMVPGQDGYTRLEFKIPARGIIGYRNEFLTDTKGSGIMNHSFYDFEPFKGPINERKKGVLIASESGTSVAYGLNAIQERGVLFINPVTDIYAGMVIGEHSKESDLVVNACKTKKLTNTRSAGNDDAIKLAPPRILSLEQALDYITDDEFVEVTPHFIRIRKRFLTIKDRRVNFKK
- the truB gene encoding tRNA pseudouridine(55) synthase TruB, which codes for MNGIININKPQGITSFDVIRKLRKILSIRKIGHTGTLDPLATGVLIVCVGKATKLVQDIEKKEKEYIAEFDLGYKTDTYDIQGKTLDKVDNFSITKEELETVLKNYVGDIKQVPPMYSAIKINGQKLYELARRGETIERAARDISIFSLELLEFNGKKVKIKCVVSKGTYIRSLIYDIGEDLKTFATMTSLIRTKVGNENIDKSFTLETIESLKEKEDFSFLYDIETYFNYPNFSISGDKNKKLFLNGNTLITPDLKDGLYRVYDSETNIFLGLANVISERLKAYKYY
- a CDS encoding putative glycoside hydrolase, whose protein sequence is MKKNFRIIYIISLLLLFSTCIFGKQYYLYTNRSNVNIVSSLNEKKSIGRITSKTRVEVLGDKKIEIQKNKKIKKDNKEVIVKTVTTELWTKVKYTHNLKTKIGWVRTKYLTPNYTNLLHQNWKDIEYKDFPKKESYKNNKKIDVKGIYVSFNSFSSTKKMDSLIKLANESEINAFIIDVKNDYGYLSWKMDESLLEYNPYALNRYYVKNIEKVMRKLKDNNIYTIARIVSFKDPSYGKAHPEKIIRKRKDNTPYTNNDKIVWISPYDENLWKYNVAVAKEAAKVGFNEIQFDYVRFPASNGGKLDKTVIYPNQKNEGKPVTIQRYLKYAKSELSPLGIYLSADIYGQIGTFKDDMGLGQYWEAMSGYTDSLSPMMYPSHYARHSYGVPTPDADPYKIIYHCALDSINRNNNIDNPASIRPWIQDFTARWVKGYIPYGHKEVQLQIDALKDLGIHEYILWNPANRYHPPKTKH
- a CDS encoding insulinase family protein; translated protein: MFKKLFVIIMMVLNSLCFAQIKGNSKDLIVEKLDNGMTYYFYKNKKPENRVSINILVKAGSLQEKENQRGLAHFLEHMCFNGTENYKKNSIVKYFESIGLSFGGDLNAHTSFYETVYKLNLPTDDRNKFQKGMEILYEMVFKATLNQEDIDSEGKIIKEEWRLGQGLSDRVYKQIYQKAVFKNSKYEKRRVIGDMAVVESAKTENMKEFYHKWYHPENMAIVVVGDVDKKYLDGVVKKYFNKKTERKYTVPKKYPLKELKDNYIIFKDKEIKVPEFQITYRKDRTLVYDEKYFKKIVGKTLVKRLFKNRCYREIGEGNTSLLDVDLSDDIYMKDFNESIYGLLAEGQEKKAIKTIYDNLRYLGEKPIGKEELELEKKDILSGLSIFVKNKDSIHNGEIIEKINKVFITDGIFLSPREVLEIYKKYLNEIDPLYIGALAREIYNDNGSYILILPEKQKEVFKSKEEFKLFMEKLRNDALKEKEFITENIKLEEVKLKKGSISSIENKTDYKELTLSNGIEVLYKETKFKKNEVLISLFKEEGTSTENYENYLNTFMGTSVILDSGVGNIEVKDLNNYMKGKNFSVVPYISEYKQGIDIISTKEDLNEALKYFLNAVKNPKIDDNIYNINMETLRKIIVNRKNSSEDVFQDKGTEILYKNNPRKKFITEEELNKITKEGILATYKKKFSDFNGYKIVVVGSIKEDKLKDILEKYFAALPANTSNKANKIKYNIQYPEGIIDENVVKGIDKKIKVNIFYPIKVKYNQENKYLGKSIAKILEINLTENIREKMGGVYGISVHVKMNKFEPSLLIIGFSTDPKKELEVRKGIQNEVEKINKGEINLKTLNSVRENYKNIYENLTKENYYWEIFLENKILEREKYEKMTPEKYNLLVNEKRLSEFGKKFIDKRNYINIVLKPEKEKNRWRIYMKLEKGYLESIMDFNDDFVTNKDYETFKTTKYPDKKIVVLSCMDTRLTELLPKAMNLKNGDAKFIKNAGGVVMHPFGSVMRSILVCVYEFQVKEVYVVAHLHCGMSNLNTEKLVDKIVKRGIGEDTINLLSNSGIDVKEWLSGFESVESSLVQTVSEVKSHPLMPKDVAVHGLIMDPETGKLQLKIDGWDNLGK